One Amorphoplanes digitatis genomic window carries:
- a CDS encoding type 1 glutamine amidotransferase encodes MSTESTLRIVWIYPDLLSTYGDRGNMLILRRRAALRGIPVETYEVRSDQALPTTADIYLIGGGEDGPQALAAQRLIADGGLHRAVHQGAAVLAVCAGYQLFGGSFYAKGTKCAGLDLLDLTSDRGETRAVGEVRGDIDPRLGLPPLTGFENHGGRTLLGPGVAPLARVTAGVGNDGQTEGAWHGKILGTYAHGPALARNPAIADLLLRWAIGADSLQPLDDSWADRLRGERLAAAGAV; translated from the coding sequence GTGTCAACTGAGAGCACGCTGCGGATCGTCTGGATCTACCCCGACCTGCTGTCGACGTACGGCGACCGGGGCAACATGCTGATCCTGCGCCGCCGGGCGGCCCTGCGCGGCATCCCGGTGGAGACCTACGAGGTCCGCTCCGACCAGGCGCTGCCCACCACCGCCGACATCTACCTGATCGGCGGCGGCGAGGACGGGCCGCAGGCGCTCGCGGCGCAGCGGCTGATCGCCGACGGCGGCCTACACCGGGCCGTGCACCAGGGCGCGGCCGTGCTGGCCGTCTGCGCGGGTTACCAGCTCTTCGGCGGCTCGTTCTACGCGAAGGGCACCAAATGCGCCGGACTGGACCTGCTCGACCTCACCTCCGACCGGGGCGAGACCCGCGCGGTCGGTGAGGTTCGCGGCGACATCGACCCGCGGCTGGGCCTGCCCCCGCTGACCGGCTTCGAGAACCACGGCGGCCGGACCCTGCTGGGGCCCGGCGTCGCGCCGCTCGCCCGGGTGACCGCCGGCGTCGGCAACGACGGCCAGACCGAGGGCGCCTGGCACGGGAAGATCCTCGGCACCTACGCGCACGGCCCCGCGCTGGCTCGCAACCCAGCTATAGCCGATCTGCTACTGCGCTGGGCGATCGGCGCGGATAGCCTTCAACCGCTCGACGACTCCTGGGCCGATCGGCTACGAGGCGAGCGGCTCGCCGCGGCGGGCGCCGTATGA
- a CDS encoding TVP38/TMEM64 family protein: MTDTLIAPRGIENPATDPQASAQHQDTPIGWRRRLVRFGILGTAVASLGVAAAVLPLHAIADSVVAIGPAAAVAIAVVGGLLLSVLVPRTAITLACGALLGPATGAVTALAAAVIAGVATYYLGRWAGRGALRARAGGRLDRLDGWLNRRGLAAVLLVRFLPLAPYGLIGYAYGTTSVCRVRYLLGTTLAAVPSAVSYAVIGAAVTSPGSMNPLTLAPAAIGMGLTTAIVLRWRLAARRDAAAAAALAAPAA; this comes from the coding sequence ATGACTGACACCCTGATCGCCCCGCGGGGCATCGAAAACCCCGCCACGGACCCTCAGGCCAGCGCGCAGCACCAGGACACCCCCATCGGCTGGCGCCGGCGGCTCGTCCGTTTCGGCATCCTCGGGACGGCGGTGGCGTCCCTCGGTGTCGCCGCCGCGGTCCTGCCCCTGCACGCCATCGCGGACTCGGTCGTCGCCATCGGCCCCGCGGCCGCCGTGGCGATCGCCGTGGTCGGCGGCCTCCTGCTCTCGGTGCTCGTGCCACGCACGGCGATCACCCTCGCCTGCGGCGCCCTGCTCGGCCCGGCGACGGGCGCGGTGACCGCGCTGGCCGCGGCCGTCATCGCCGGCGTCGCCACCTACTACCTGGGCCGCTGGGCCGGCCGGGGCGCACTCCGCGCGCGGGCCGGCGGCCGCCTCGACCGCCTCGACGGCTGGCTGAACCGCCGCGGCCTCGCCGCAGTGCTGCTGGTCCGCTTCCTGCCCCTCGCGCCCTACGGCCTGATCGGCTACGCGTACGGCACCACGTCGGTCTGCCGCGTGCGCTACCTGCTCGGCACCACGCTGGCCGCGGTACCGTCCGCGGTCTCGTACGCGGTGATCGGCGCGGCCGTCACCTCACCGGGCTCGATGAACCCGCTCACGCTCGCCCCCGCCGCGATCGGCATGGGCCTGACCACCGCGATCGTCCTCCGCTGGCGCCTCGCCGCCCGCCGAGACGCCGCCGCGGCAGCAGCCCTGGCCGCACCCGCCGCCTGA
- a CDS encoding DUF58 domain-containing protein translates to MREAMRGMTTRGRSFLAAAAAAGVSAIVLGEKDLLRVAVLLAALPLLAAAYVGRSRYKLACTRSLEPGRAPVGSSARVILRLQNLSRLPTGTLLLEDRLPYALGSRPRVVLERLGAHQASSVAYTVRADVRGRYPVGPLVIRLTDPFGLCELTRSFPSVDRLTVIPQVVSLPAVRLAGEYAGTGDSRARSVAVHGEDDAATREYRRGDDLRRVHWRSTARTGELMVRREEQPWESRATVVLDTRLAAHRGEGPTASFEWAVSAAASIAVHLRHAGYKLRLVTGTGVDVDATEIGGEGAILDTLADVKLSSAGDISVLVEQVRRRSDGGLVIGLFGTLSVAEAEVLTGLRGNGATCIGFAIDSSTWVNMIPGDRTEADRAHGASAMALIRSGWRSVPVAHGDSLAALWPAAGRGSQGFAYRAAMAETVGR, encoded by the coding sequence ATGCGGGAGGCTATGCGGGGAATGACCACCCGCGGCCGCTCGTTCCTCGCCGCGGCCGCGGCCGCCGGGGTCTCCGCCATCGTCCTCGGCGAGAAGGACCTGCTGCGCGTCGCGGTCCTGCTGGCGGCGCTGCCGCTGCTCGCCGCGGCGTATGTCGGCCGCAGCCGCTACAAGCTGGCGTGCACCCGCTCGCTGGAGCCCGGCCGCGCGCCGGTCGGCTCCAGCGCACGGGTGATCCTGCGCCTGCAGAACCTGTCCCGGCTGCCCACCGGGACGCTGCTGCTCGAGGACCGGCTCCCGTACGCACTCGGCAGCCGGCCCCGGGTGGTGCTCGAGCGCCTCGGCGCGCACCAGGCCAGCTCGGTGGCGTACACGGTCCGTGCCGACGTGCGCGGCCGCTACCCGGTCGGCCCGCTGGTGATCCGGCTGACCGACCCCTTCGGGCTCTGCGAACTGACCCGCTCGTTCCCGAGCGTCGACCGGCTCACGGTCATCCCGCAGGTCGTCTCGCTGCCGGCCGTCCGGCTCGCCGGCGAGTACGCGGGCACCGGCGACAGCCGCGCCCGTTCGGTCGCCGTGCACGGTGAGGACGACGCGGCCACCCGCGAATACCGCCGCGGCGACGACCTGCGGCGGGTGCACTGGCGCTCCACCGCCCGTACGGGCGAGCTGATGGTCCGCCGCGAGGAACAGCCGTGGGAGAGCCGCGCCACCGTGGTGCTCGACACCCGGCTGGCCGCGCACCGCGGCGAGGGCCCGACCGCGAGCTTCGAGTGGGCGGTGTCGGCGGCCGCGAGCATCGCGGTGCACCTGCGCCACGCCGGCTACAAGCTGCGGCTTGTCACCGGCACCGGCGTTGACGTCGACGCCACCGAGATCGGCGGCGAGGGCGCGATCCTTGACACCCTCGCCGACGTGAAGCTCAGCAGCGCCGGCGACATCTCGGTGCTTGTCGAGCAGGTGCGGCGCCGCTCCGACGGCGGCCTGGTCATCGGCCTGTTCGGCACGCTCAGCGTCGCCGAGGCCGAGGTGCTGACCGGGCTGCGCGGCAACGGCGCGACCTGCATCGGGTTCGCGATCGACAGCTCCACCTGGGTGAACATGATCCCCGGCGACCGCACCGAGGCCGACCGGGCGCACGGCGCCTCGGCCATGGCGCTGATCCGCAGCGGCTGGCGCTCGGTGCCGGTCGCGCACGGCGACTCCCTCGCCGCGCTCTGGCCGGCGGCCGGCCGCGGCTCGCAGGGATTCGCGTACCGGGCGGCGATGGCGGAAACGGTGGGACGATGA
- a CDS encoding AAA family ATPase → MTTPTWDQPGGPLPSDEFLAASGAIVTNIEQVIEGKSATIRLALAVLLAEGHLLIEDVPGVGKTKLAKALARSIDCSVRRIQFTPDLLPSDVTGVSVYNQETRDFEFKPGAVFANLVVGDEINRASPKTQSALLECMEERQVTVDGTTYELQAPFMVIATQNPIEMEGTYPLPEAQRDRFTARIAMGYPDPRAEMAMLNGHGAHDPLNDLRAVADATLVRRLIATARDVHASEAVQQYAIALVTATREAPEIRLGASPRSTLQLIRTAKAVAALEGRDYVLPDDLQTLAVPVLAHRIIPTADAQLNRRTTDAIVAEIVHRLPLPHDRNRSPYDTRATGGVTGQYESRGR, encoded by the coding sequence GTGACAACGCCAACCTGGGACCAGCCCGGCGGTCCCCTGCCGAGCGATGAGTTCCTCGCCGCCAGCGGCGCCATCGTGACGAACATCGAGCAGGTCATCGAAGGCAAGAGCGCCACCATCCGGCTGGCACTCGCTGTGCTGCTCGCCGAGGGCCACCTGCTGATCGAGGACGTGCCGGGCGTCGGCAAGACCAAGCTCGCCAAGGCTCTCGCCCGCTCGATCGACTGCTCGGTGCGGCGCATCCAGTTCACCCCCGACCTGCTGCCCAGCGACGTGACCGGGGTCAGCGTCTACAACCAGGAGACGCGCGACTTCGAGTTCAAGCCGGGCGCGGTGTTCGCCAACCTGGTGGTCGGCGACGAGATCAACCGGGCCTCGCCCAAGACCCAGTCCGCCCTGCTGGAGTGCATGGAGGAGCGGCAGGTCACGGTCGACGGCACCACCTATGAGCTACAGGCGCCGTTCATGGTCATCGCGACCCAGAACCCGATCGAGATGGAGGGCACCTACCCCCTCCCCGAGGCGCAGCGCGACCGCTTCACCGCCCGCATCGCGATGGGCTACCCGGACCCCCGGGCCGAGATGGCCATGCTCAACGGCCACGGCGCGCACGACCCGCTCAACGACCTGCGCGCCGTCGCCGACGCCACGCTCGTGCGCCGGCTCATCGCGACCGCGCGCGACGTGCACGCGTCCGAGGCCGTGCAGCAGTACGCGATCGCGCTGGTCACGGCCACCCGGGAGGCGCCGGAGATCCGCCTCGGCGCGTCGCCCCGCTCCACGCTCCAGCTCATCCGCACGGCCAAGGCCGTCGCGGCGCTCGAGGGCCGCGACTACGTCCTGCCCGACGACCTGCAGACCCTCGCGGTGCCGGTGCTGGCGCACCGCATCATCCCCACGGCCGACGCCCAGCTCAACAGGCGCACGACCGACGCCATCGTGGCCGAGATCGTGCACCGGCTCCCGTTGCCGCACGACCGCAACCGCTCGCCCTACGACACCCGCGCCACCGGCGGCGTGACCGGGCAGTACGAGTCACGGGGACGCTGA
- a CDS encoding DUF3040 domain-containing protein: MPLSEHEQRLFDQIEQSLAEDPKFASAVRASDPRFHARRRLVIAAFVIVAGLALVVYGTVSSNTPLGVAGFVVMLASAAFAMQSRRKGQAPDLHAVGGTATRRTRQTRKAGFIDRLEDRWRQRPEGHR; this comes from the coding sequence GTGCCGCTCTCGGAGCACGAGCAGCGGCTGTTCGACCAGATCGAGCAGTCGCTTGCCGAGGACCCCAAATTCGCCTCCGCAGTGCGGGCCAGCGACCCGCGTTTCCACGCCCGGCGTCGACTCGTCATCGCCGCGTTCGTGATCGTCGCTGGGCTGGCACTGGTTGTCTACGGCACGGTGAGCAGCAATACGCCGCTCGGCGTGGCCGGGTTCGTGGTCATGCTGGCCTCCGCCGCGTTCGCGATGCAGAGCCGCCGGAAGGGGCAGGCACCCGACCTGCACGCCGTCGGTGGCACCGCGACCCGCCGCACCAGGCAGACCCGGAAGGCGGGCTTCATCGACCGGCTCGAGGACCGCTGGCGTCAGCGTCCCGAGGGCCACCGCTAG
- a CDS encoding transglutaminaseTgpA domain-containing protein: MTGRRRLGLVAAAATLLAAAPLSAIFDTWTWLLQCILAVGLVAGAAVLTRTLRFPTWAQAIAMVGVLLLTLTWMFPSGDELLSLIPSPATFNHFGELFTEAGTDTRSYGVPVPDRDGLLFIAVLGIGTVAIAVDMLAVVARKPALAGLPMLAIYSVPVAVYLDSVPMLTFVIGATGFLWLLVADNVDRVRRFGRRFTGDGRDVDVWEPSPLAAAGRRLAVIGMAVAVLLPLVVPGINTGLLNSLTQVGAGTGVGGNGTGGNGRINLFALLSGQLNQAQVTNYVRVTTNEPDPFYLRFGVADVITQEAVTNRTPTGRPLSRGLDDPRQNGATAGVQYTQYHADVEITNDFNQTLAPVYSTIIDTDGLDGAWLYDPNTQVVFSNRTTTRGRKYSFDYVRAKYTPAQLRTAEALARDDPLRTQFTAVPDDPEVQALVAGLIKNQRTEYDKISAIYRYFSRDNGFTYSLQTTDPQAGKSAIVTFLKEGKAGYCQQYAAAMAWMAREAGIPARVAFGFTLGSTRDGDAYVLTNRNAHAWTEVYLDGFGWVPFDATPAAAVVGSARSAWAEDPDAVATPSASSTATVAPGTDPSAAPGAAQRPDRDVDNGALNSPGAGIQASVSSATMLTMALVAVFLALLAVPALRRILVRRRRHSATIPKTTAVATGGPAPPDGREVVVTTETVQAREDAHAAWDELVDTMIDYRVPVDPTETPRHTAQRLVREAELTDSPAESAVLLGRAEERARYARQPLQGGELTVALGQVRRSLARTATKRTRIVALLLPPSVMLRWRMGLGDMSARWVGLFSTGRDWLIRFSPRRLLAGRTR, translated from the coding sequence GTGACCGGGCGACGACGACTTGGCCTCGTGGCGGCGGCCGCGACCCTGCTGGCCGCCGCGCCCCTTTCGGCGATCTTCGACACCTGGACGTGGCTGCTCCAGTGCATCCTCGCGGTCGGCCTCGTCGCCGGCGCGGCGGTGCTCACCCGCACGCTGCGGTTCCCGACCTGGGCGCAGGCGATCGCCATGGTCGGTGTCCTGCTGCTGACGCTGACCTGGATGTTCCCCAGCGGCGACGAGCTGCTGTCGCTGATACCGTCGCCGGCCACGTTCAACCACTTCGGCGAGCTCTTCACCGAGGCCGGCACCGACACCCGCTCATACGGCGTCCCGGTACCGGACCGCGACGGCCTGCTCTTCATCGCGGTGCTCGGCATCGGCACGGTCGCCATCGCGGTCGACATGCTCGCCGTCGTCGCCCGCAAGCCGGCCCTCGCCGGCCTGCCGATGCTGGCGATCTACTCGGTCCCGGTCGCGGTCTACCTGGACAGCGTCCCGATGCTCACCTTCGTCATCGGCGCGACCGGCTTCCTCTGGCTGCTGGTCGCGGACAACGTCGACCGGGTACGCCGCTTCGGCCGCAGGTTCACCGGCGACGGCCGCGACGTCGACGTGTGGGAGCCGTCGCCGCTGGCCGCGGCCGGGCGCCGGCTCGCGGTGATCGGGATGGCCGTTGCCGTGCTGCTGCCGCTTGTCGTACCGGGCATCAACACCGGCCTGCTGAACAGCCTCACCCAGGTGGGCGCCGGCACCGGCGTCGGCGGCAACGGCACCGGCGGCAACGGGCGGATCAACCTCTTCGCGCTGCTGAGCGGCCAGCTCAACCAGGCGCAGGTCACCAACTACGTCCGGGTCACCACGAACGAGCCCGACCCGTTCTACCTGCGCTTCGGCGTGGCGGACGTGATCACGCAGGAGGCCGTCACCAACCGGACGCCGACCGGCCGGCCGCTGTCGCGCGGCCTGGACGACCCGCGCCAGAACGGCGCCACCGCGGGGGTGCAATACACCCAGTACCACGCGGACGTGGAGATCACGAACGACTTCAACCAGACCCTGGCCCCGGTCTACTCGACGATCATCGACACGGACGGCCTCGACGGCGCCTGGCTGTACGACCCGAACACCCAGGTGGTCTTCTCCAACCGCACGACCACCAGGGGCAGGAAGTACTCGTTCGACTACGTCCGCGCCAAGTACACCCCCGCCCAGCTGCGGACGGCCGAGGCGCTCGCCCGCGACGACCCGCTGCGCACCCAGTTCACCGCCGTGCCGGACGACCCCGAGGTCCAGGCGCTGGTGGCCGGCCTGATCAAGAACCAGCGCACCGAGTACGACAAGATCTCGGCGATCTACCGCTACTTCTCCCGGGACAACGGCTTCACCTACAGCCTCCAGACCACGGACCCGCAGGCCGGCAAGTCCGCGATCGTCACGTTCCTGAAGGAGGGCAAGGCCGGCTACTGCCAGCAGTACGCGGCGGCGATGGCCTGGATGGCCCGCGAGGCGGGCATCCCCGCCCGGGTGGCCTTCGGCTTCACGCTGGGCAGCACCCGCGACGGCGACGCGTACGTGCTCACGAACCGCAACGCGCACGCGTGGACCGAGGTCTACCTGGACGGCTTCGGCTGGGTACCGTTCGACGCCACCCCGGCGGCGGCCGTGGTCGGCTCGGCCCGCTCCGCCTGGGCCGAGGACCCGGACGCGGTGGCCACCCCGTCGGCGTCCTCGACGGCGACGGTGGCGCCGGGCACGGACCCGTCGGCGGCGCCGGGTGCCGCGCAGCGCCCGGACCGGGACGTGGACAACGGGGCTCTGAACTCACCGGGCGCCGGCATCCAGGCAAGCGTCTCCTCGGCGACCATGCTGACCATGGCGCTCGTCGCGGTGTTCCTGGCCCTGCTGGCGGTGCCGGCCCTGCGCCGGATCCTCGTCCGAAGACGCCGCCACTCCGCGACGATCCCGAAGACGACGGCGGTGGCGACCGGGGGCCCGGCCCCGCCGGACGGCCGCGAGGTCGTGGTGACCACCGAGACGGTCCAGGCCCGCGAGGACGCGCACGCGGCCTGGGACGAACTGGTCGACACCATGATCGACTACCGGGTGCCCGTCGACCCGACCGAAACCCCGCGGCACACCGCCCAGCGGCTGGTCCGGGAGGCCGAGCTGACCGACTCGCCGGCCGAGTCGGCGGTGCTGCTCGGGCGGGCCGAGGAGCGGGCCCGCTACGCGCGGCAGCCGCTTCAGGGCGGGGAGCTGACGGTGGCGCTGGGCCAGGTCCGCAGGAGTCTCGCCAGGACGGCGACCAAGCGGACCCGGATCGTGGCGCTGCTGCTGCCGCCGTCCGTGATGCTGCGCTGGCGGATGGGGCTCGGCGACATGTCGGCCCGCTGGGTGGGCCTCTTCAGCACCGGGCGGGACTGGCTGATCCGCTTCAGCCCCCGGCGGTTGCTTGCGGGCCGCACCCGCTGA
- a CDS encoding Mur ligase family protein, whose amino-acid sequence MPLRAKVATSVSRTAAALSRAAGRGDGSVIGGWIGLKIDPDLLRNLASGRAIALVSGTNGKTTTTRFAAAAVGVLGPVATNSFGANMPTGHTSALAKAGATPFAVLEVDEHYLARVIDETTPRVVALLNLSRDQLDRAKEVAMMAQMWRTALAAHPDVHVVANADDPMVVWAAIDTQQVVWFSAGQRWHDDSFVCPECGSPIERADGDWWCSGCPLRRPRAQWTVEDDGVVDPNGDWHLIKLQLPGQVNLGNAATALAVAAEFGIRPIEAAPRLAGVASVAGRYAQVDRDGRNIRLLLAKNPASWLEAFDMAEVAPTLLSINARDPDGFDTSWLYDVDFSPLRGRQVLITGDRAYDLAVRLEVNDVAFRHVHTFDEAVRASPPGRLEVIANYTAFQDIRAELDRVN is encoded by the coding sequence TTGCCCCTACGGGCCAAGGTCGCGACTTCGGTGTCGCGAACCGCTGCGGCGCTCTCACGCGCCGCGGGACGCGGTGACGGCTCGGTGATCGGCGGGTGGATCGGCCTCAAGATCGATCCTGACCTGCTCAGGAACCTCGCCTCGGGCCGCGCGATCGCGCTGGTGTCGGGCACCAACGGCAAGACGACCACGACCCGGTTCGCCGCGGCCGCGGTCGGCGTGCTCGGCCCGGTCGCCACCAACTCGTTCGGCGCCAACATGCCGACCGGGCACACCTCGGCCCTGGCCAAGGCCGGCGCAACCCCGTTCGCGGTGCTCGAGGTCGACGAGCACTACCTCGCCCGGGTGATCGACGAGACCACCCCGCGTGTGGTCGCCTTGCTGAACCTGTCCCGCGACCAGCTCGACCGGGCGAAGGAGGTGGCGATGATGGCGCAGATGTGGCGCACGGCCCTTGCGGCCCACCCCGACGTGCACGTGGTCGCCAACGCCGACGACCCGATGGTCGTCTGGGCCGCGATCGACACCCAGCAGGTCGTCTGGTTCAGCGCCGGGCAGCGCTGGCACGACGACTCGTTCGTCTGCCCCGAGTGCGGCTCGCCCATCGAGCGCGCCGACGGCGACTGGTGGTGCAGCGGCTGCCCGCTGCGCCGCCCGCGGGCGCAGTGGACCGTGGAGGACGACGGCGTCGTCGATCCGAACGGCGACTGGCACCTGATCAAGCTCCAGCTGCCGGGCCAGGTCAACCTCGGCAACGCGGCCACCGCGCTGGCCGTCGCCGCCGAGTTCGGCATCCGGCCGATCGAGGCCGCACCACGGCTCGCCGGCGTGGCCTCGGTGGCCGGCCGCTACGCGCAGGTCGACCGCGACGGGCGCAACATCCGGCTGCTGCTGGCGAAGAACCCGGCAAGCTGGCTGGAGGCCTTCGACATGGCCGAGGTGGCGCCGACGCTGCTCTCCATCAACGCCCGCGACCCCGACGGCTTCGACACGTCGTGGCTCTACGACGTCGACTTCTCCCCCCTGCGCGGGCGGCAGGTCCTGATCACCGGCGACCGCGCCTACGACCTCGCCGTTCGGCTGGAAGTGAACGATGTGGCCTTCCGGCACGTGCATACCTTCGACGAGGCGGTACGGGCGAGCCCGCCGGGCCGCCTCGAGGTGATCGCGAACTACACCGCGTTCCAGGACATCCGAGCGGAGTTGGACCGTGTCAACTGA
- the leuS gene encoding leucine--tRNA ligase produces the protein MVTMSESETNADVPPYRYTAAMAAEIEPRWQAFWADNGTFYAPNPTGELADAAHPRAGAPKLHVQDMFPYPSGAGLHVGHPLGYIGTDSYTRYQRMAGFNVLHPMGFDAFGLPAEQYAVQTGTHPRTTTEANVERYRGQLRRLGLAYDDRRSVSTTDPAYYRWTQWIFLQIFNSWFDPSLRKARPISTLVDEFVAGTRKVDGRSWADLSHTERRATINDHRLAYVSEAPVNWCPGLGTVLANEEVTPEGRSERGNFPVFQRSLKQWKMRITAYGDRLVEDLDSLDWPEPVKLMQRNWIGRSRGAHVDFPIDGFEISVFTTRPDTLFGATYMVLAPEHSLVDSLVPAAWPEGTKDAWTGGHATPGAAVAAYRAEAAAKTEQERTADAKVKTGVFTGAYATNPANGASIPVFIADYVLAGYGTGAIMAVPGQDERDWAFAEVFDLPIIRTVQAPADFEGAFTGEGPAVNSDWLNGMSVVDAKASMISWLEEKGHGRGATTFRLRDWLFSRQRYWGEPFPIVYDETGLPIALPDSMLPVELPDVDDFSPRTFDPQDAASEPETPLSRKKDWVNVELDLGDGPKRYVRETNTMPQWAGSCWYELRYLDPHNDKVLVDPENEAYWMGPQRAGDPGGVDLYVGGVEHAVLHLLYARFWHKVLFDLGHVSSFEPFRKLFNQGYIQAYAFRDARGVIVAAEEVVERDGKWFHGDQEVHREYGKMGKSLKNVVTPDDMCEQYGADTFRVYEMAMGPLDVSRPWETRAVVGSQRFLQRVWRLVVDETTGAIRVTDDPLDVKTRRALHRTIDGVRGDMDELRFNTAIAKLIELTNTLTPLATASREAIEPLVLMMSPFAPHLAEELWRKLGHDDTLAYADFPVADPALLVAESITYPIQVNGKVRGRVEVAPDTTEDSVRAAALAEVAEALAGREPRKVIVVPGRLVSIVV, from the coding sequence ATGGTGACGATGAGCGAGTCCGAGACCAACGCGGACGTCCCGCCGTACCGATACACGGCGGCGATGGCCGCGGAGATCGAGCCACGCTGGCAGGCCTTCTGGGCCGACAACGGCACGTTCTACGCGCCGAACCCGACCGGTGAGCTGGCCGACGCCGCCCACCCCCGCGCGGGCGCGCCGAAACTGCACGTACAGGACATGTTCCCCTACCCGTCCGGCGCCGGACTGCACGTCGGGCACCCGCTGGGCTACATCGGCACGGACTCATACACCCGCTACCAGCGGATGGCGGGCTTCAACGTCCTGCACCCGATGGGCTTCGACGCGTTCGGGCTGCCCGCCGAGCAGTACGCGGTGCAGACCGGCACCCACCCGCGCACCACGACCGAGGCGAACGTCGAGCGCTACCGCGGCCAGCTGCGCCGGCTGGGCCTGGCCTACGACGACCGCCGCTCGGTCTCCACCACGGACCCGGCGTACTACCGGTGGACCCAGTGGATCTTCCTGCAGATCTTCAACTCCTGGTTCGACCCGTCGCTGCGCAAGGCGCGCCCGATCTCCACGCTGGTCGACGAGTTCGTCGCGGGCACCCGCAAGGTCGACGGCCGGTCCTGGGCGGACCTGTCGCACACCGAGCGGCGCGCGACGATCAACGACCACCGGCTGGCCTACGTCAGTGAGGCCCCGGTCAACTGGTGCCCCGGGCTGGGCACGGTGCTGGCCAACGAGGAGGTCACCCCCGAGGGCCGCAGCGAGCGGGGCAACTTCCCGGTCTTCCAGCGCAGCCTGAAGCAGTGGAAGATGCGGATCACCGCGTACGGCGACCGCCTGGTCGAGGACCTGGACAGCCTGGACTGGCCGGAGCCGGTCAAGCTGATGCAGCGAAACTGGATCGGTCGCTCCCGCGGTGCGCACGTCGACTTCCCGATCGACGGCTTCGAGATCTCGGTCTTCACCACCCGGCCCGACACCCTGTTCGGCGCGACCTACATGGTGCTGGCGCCCGAGCACTCCCTGGTCGACTCGCTGGTGCCGGCGGCCTGGCCCGAGGGCACCAAGGACGCCTGGACCGGCGGGCACGCCACGCCGGGCGCGGCCGTCGCCGCGTACCGGGCCGAGGCCGCCGCGAAGACCGAGCAGGAGCGCACCGCCGACGCCAAGGTCAAGACGGGCGTCTTCACCGGCGCGTACGCGACAAACCCGGCAAACGGCGCGAGCATCCCGGTCTTCATCGCCGACTACGTGCTGGCCGGCTACGGCACCGGCGCGATCATGGCGGTGCCCGGCCAGGACGAGCGGGACTGGGCGTTCGCCGAGGTCTTCGACCTGCCGATCATCCGTACGGTGCAGGCGCCGGCCGATTTCGAGGGCGCGTTCACCGGCGAGGGACCCGCGGTCAACAGCGACTGGCTGAACGGCATGAGTGTCGTCGACGCGAAGGCGTCGATGATCTCCTGGCTGGAGGAGAAGGGCCACGGCCGCGGCGCGACGACGTTCCGGCTGCGGGACTGGCTGTTCAGCCGGCAGCGCTACTGGGGCGAGCCGTTCCCGATCGTCTACGACGAGACCGGCCTGCCGATCGCGCTGCCCGACTCGATGCTGCCCGTCGAACTGCCGGACGTCGACGACTTCTCGCCGCGTACCTTCGACCCGCAGGACGCCGCGAGCGAGCCGGAGACGCCGCTGTCGCGCAAGAAGGACTGGGTCAACGTCGAGCTGGACCTGGGCGACGGCCCGAAGCGGTACGTCCGCGAGACCAACACGATGCCGCAGTGGGCCGGCTCCTGCTGGTACGAGCTGCGCTACCTGGACCCGCACAACGACAAGGTGCTGGTCGACCCGGAGAACGAGGCCTACTGGATGGGCCCGCAGCGGGCCGGCGACCCGGGCGGCGTCGACCTGTACGTCGGCGGCGTCGAGCACGCCGTGCTGCACCTGCTGTACGCGCGCTTCTGGCACAAGGTGCTGTTCGACCTGGGCCACGTCTCGTCGTTCGAGCCGTTCCGCAAGCTGTTCAACCAGGGCTACATCCAGGCGTACGCGTTCCGCGACGCGCGCGGCGTCATCGTGGCCGCCGAGGAGGTCGTCGAGCGCGACGGCAAGTGGTTCCACGGCGACCAGGAGGTCCACCGCGAGTACGGCAAGATGGGCAAGTCGCTGAAGAACGTCGTCACCCCGGACGACATGTGCGAGCAGTACGGCGCCGACACGTTCCGGGTGTACGAGATGGCGATGGGCCCGCTGGACGTCTCGCGCCCGTGGGAGACCCGCGCGGTCGTCGGCTCGCAGCGCTTCCTGCAGCGGGTCTGGCGCCTGGTCGTGGACGAGACGACCGGCGCGATCCGGGTCACCGACGACCCGCTGGACGTCAAGACCCGGCGCGCCCTGCACCGGACCATCGACGGCGTCCGCGGCGACATGGACGAACTGCGCTTCAACACCGCGATCGCGAAGCTGATCGAGCTGACCAACACGCTGACGCCGCTGGCGACGGCGTCGCGCGAGGCGATCGAGCCGCTGGTGCTGATGATGTCGCCGTTCGCGCCGCACCTGGCCGAGGAGCTGTGGCGCAAGCTGGGCCACGACGACACCCTGGCCTACGCGGACTTCCCGGTGGCGGATCCCGCCCTGCTGGTCGCGGAGTCGATCACCTACCCCATCCAGGTGAACGGCAAGGTCCGCGGCCGGGTCGAGGTAGCGCCCGACACAACCGAAGATTCCGTACGCGCGGCTGCGCTGGCCGAGGTCGCCGAAGCACTGGCCGGACGGGAGCCGCGCAAGGTGATCGTGGTTCCGGGCCGGCTGGTCAGCATCGTCGTCTGA